The following are encoded together in the Ooceraea biroi isolate clonal line C1 chromosome 2, Obir_v5.4, whole genome shotgun sequence genome:
- the LOC105278151 gene encoding transformer-2 protein homolog beta isoform X2 translates to MSDIERSDSRSASPRRPRTADGGLRDSRSHSRSRKSRERKDSHREAKYSRSRSRSVSRGRKSYRGSKYASVGHRGSSRSRSRSPYRGGRYSRSKSRSYSRSRYSRERHVYRSHSRSPMSSRRRHVGNRDNPCPSRCLGVFGLSIFTTEQQIHHIFSKYGPVERVQVVIDAKTGRSRGFCFVYFESSEDSKVAKEQCTGMAIDGRRIRVDFSITQRAHTPTPGIYMGKPTHLHDRGWDGPRRREISYRGSYRRSPSPYYSRRRSRYDRSRSRSYSPRRY, encoded by the exons ATGAGCGACATTGAA AGGAGCGACAGTCGCAGTGCGAGTCCCCGGAGACCCAGGACCGCGGATGGTGGCTTGAGGGACTCGCGGTCGCACTCGAGATCGCGTAAGTCACGTGAACGCAAGGACTCGCATCGGGAGGCGAAATACTCGAGGTCGCGCAGTCGCTCGGTGTCGCGCGGTCGGAAGTCGTATCGCGGCAGCAAATACGCCAGTGTTGGCCACCGCGGTAGTAGTCGCAGCCGTAGCCGCTCGCCGTATCGCGGCGGTCGTTACTCCCGCAGTAAATCCCGCTCGTACTCGCGTTCGCGGTACTCCCGTGAGCGGCACGTGTACAGGTCCCACTCGCGCAGTCCCATGTCGTCCAGGCGGCGTCACGTCGGCAATCGCGACAACCCCTGCCCCTCCCGGTGTCTAGGTGTGTTTGGACTATCGATTTTCACGACCGAGCAGCAAATACATCACATATTCTCCAAGTACGGCCCCGTCGAGCGAGTACAAGTCGTCATCGACGCTAAG ACTGGAAGATCGCGGGGATTTTGTTTTGTATACTTCGAATCGTCAGAGGACTCGAAAGTGGCGAAAGAACAGTGCACCGGCATGGCGATCGACGGCAGGAGGATCAGGGTAGATTTCTCTATAACGCAGCGCGCTCACACTCCTACCCCCGGAATATACATGGGCAAGCCTACACACCTGCACGACAGAGGGTGGGACGGACCTAGACGCAGGGA AATCAGCTACAGGGGAAGCTACCGCCGCTCGCCCAGTCCGTACTACAGCCGCCGGCGTTCTCGCTACGATCGTTCTAGATCACGCTCCTACTCGCCAC GTCGGTATTAA
- the LOC105278151 gene encoding transformer-2 protein homolog beta isoform X1: protein MSDIERSDSRSASPRRPRTADGGLRDSRSHSRSRKSRERKDSHREAKYSRSRSRSVSRGRKSYRGSKYASVGHRGSSRSRSRSPYRGGRYSRSKSRSYSRSRYSRERHVYRSHSRSPMSSRRRHVGNRDNPCPSRCLGVFGLSIFTTEQQIHHIFSKYGPVERVQVVIDAKTGRSRGFCFVYFESSEDSKVAKEQCTGMAIDGRRIRVDFSITQRAHTPTPGIYMGKPTHLHDRGWDGPRRREISYRGSYRRSPSPYYSRRRSRYDRSRSRSYSPRFESRGIG, encoded by the exons ATGAGCGACATTGAA AGGAGCGACAGTCGCAGTGCGAGTCCCCGGAGACCCAGGACCGCGGATGGTGGCTTGAGGGACTCGCGGTCGCACTCGAGATCGCGTAAGTCACGTGAACGCAAGGACTCGCATCGGGAGGCGAAATACTCGAGGTCGCGCAGTCGCTCGGTGTCGCGCGGTCGGAAGTCGTATCGCGGCAGCAAATACGCCAGTGTTGGCCACCGCGGTAGTAGTCGCAGCCGTAGCCGCTCGCCGTATCGCGGCGGTCGTTACTCCCGCAGTAAATCCCGCTCGTACTCGCGTTCGCGGTACTCCCGTGAGCGGCACGTGTACAGGTCCCACTCGCGCAGTCCCATGTCGTCCAGGCGGCGTCACGTCGGCAATCGCGACAACCCCTGCCCCTCCCGGTGTCTAGGTGTGTTTGGACTATCGATTTTCACGACCGAGCAGCAAATACATCACATATTCTCCAAGTACGGCCCCGTCGAGCGAGTACAAGTCGTCATCGACGCTAAG ACTGGAAGATCGCGGGGATTTTGTTTTGTATACTTCGAATCGTCAGAGGACTCGAAAGTGGCGAAAGAACAGTGCACCGGCATGGCGATCGACGGCAGGAGGATCAGGGTAGATTTCTCTATAACGCAGCGCGCTCACACTCCTACCCCCGGAATATACATGGGCAAGCCTACACACCTGCACGACAGAGGGTGGGACGGACCTAGACGCAGGGA AATCAGCTACAGGGGAAGCTACCGCCGCTCGCCCAGTCCGTACTACAGCCGCCGGCGTTCTCGCTACGATCGTTCTAGATCACGCTCCTACTCGCCAC